In the Populus trichocarpa isolate Nisqually-1 chromosome 1, P.trichocarpa_v4.1, whole genome shotgun sequence genome, one interval contains:
- the LOC7478659 gene encoding protein NLP1 — MEGGAFRKNTIFRATSDTFMDLNFTDELLVQGYWCERSDGVNFFEPEPSISSVVYDPSPYLPCMGSGHLSINTHDLTYQEESENSLENPPPVYSETEEQVTETITTPVHSESSQPESNELVPEFCESWECLKQEPEEEEMFRETADWNDNDLDLFREQEFSEFGNLQQNPEHCTVESGQDSYVPWSNLLGSRKKGKKSQTKAEKTISLQVLRKYFSGSLKDAAKSIGVCPTTLKRICRQYGINRWPSRKIKKVNHSLRKLQVVVDSVMGAQGLIEVDSFYTAFPELSSPNYSGHNPFSSFKITDYSKESNPKPESHLFSPEGTDSKSQSSLSSPNSGLSICHGQKHLTRTANGSSTGHASAVEDPVEALKRTCSKSEINSLNQEEFARAKSHETLGQHQNLGTQARLAISNSQGLQDGGAFRVKATFGHENIRFSLQANWGFSDLRREIAKRFDIYDFSRIGLKYLDNEHESVLLTCDADLEECKDLLGFSQSRTIKITLYPVSTPILGSSFSSSRDLF; from the exons ATGGAAGGTGGTGCCTTCAGGAAAAATACAATATTCAGGGCCACCTCGGACACTTTTATGGACTTGAATTTCACGGATGAACTCTTGGTTCAAGGATATTGGTGCGAGAGAAGTGATGGAGTCAACTTTTTCGAGCCTGAACCTTCCATCTCTAGTGTTGTGTATGACCCTTCACCATATTTGCCTTGTATGGGGTCTGGTCATTTGAGTATAAACACACACGATCTGACCTATCAAGAAGAATCAGAGAACTCCCTTGAAAACCCTCCTCCAGTTTATTCTGAAACCGAGGAACAAGTGACTGAGACCATCACAACTCCAGTACACTCTGAAAGTTCTCAACCTGAAAGCAATGAATTGGTCCCGGAATTCTGCGAATCATGGGAATGTCTGAAACAAGAACCCGAGGAAGAAGAGATGTTCAGAGAGACAGCTGACTGGAATGACAATGATTTAGACCTGTTCCGAGAGCAGGAATTTTCAGAGTTTGGGAACCTTCAACAAAATCCTGAACACTGTACTGTTGAAAGCGGCCAAGATTCTTATGTTCCCTGGAGTAACTTGTTAGGCAGCAGAAAAAAAGGCAAGAAGAGCCAGACCAAGGCAGAGAAGACAATCAGCTTGCAAGTTCTTCGAAAATACTTTTCTGGGAGCCTTAAAGATGCTGCTAAGAGTATTGGAG TTTGCCCCACCACTCTGAAAAGGATATGCAGGCAATATGGTATCAACCGTTGGCCTTCTCGAAAGATCAAGAAGGTTAACCACTCTTTGAGGAAACTCCAAGTTGTAGTTGACTCTGTCATGGGTGCTCAAGGTCTCATTGAAGTTGATTCTTTTTATACTGCCTTCCCAGAATTGAGCTCCCCTAACTATTCTGGGCATAATCCCTTTTCATCTTTCAAGATAACCGACTACTCAAAGgaatcaaacccaaaacctGAGAGTCACTTGTTCAGCCCTGAAGGAACTGATTCAAAATCGCAGTCCTCTTTGAGCAGTCCGAATTCTGGTTTGAGCATCTGTCATGGCCAAAAGCACCTTACCCGCACAGCCAATGGCTCGAGCACTGGACATGCCTCAGCTGTAGAAGACCCTGTCGAGGCGCTGAAGAGAACTTGCAGTAAATCAGAAATAAATTCCTTGAATCAGGAGGAATTTGCTAGAGCCAAAAGCCATGAAACATTAGGCCAGCATCAAAATCTGGGGACTCAAGCACGCCTAGCAATAAGTAATAGCCAGGGTTTACAAGATGGAGGTGCCTTTAGAGTTAAAGCCACTTTTGGTCATGAAAATATCCGTTTTAGCTTGCAAGCAAATTGGGGTTTCAGTGACTTGCGACGAGAGATTGCAAAGCGTTTTGATATATATGATTTCAGCAGAATTGGTCTCAAGTATTTGGACAACGAACACGAGTCAGTTCTTTTGACTTGTGATGCTGATCTTGAAGAGTGTAAAGATTTGCTTGGCTTCTCTCAGAGTCGCACAATCAAAATAACCCTCTATCCGGTTTCCACACCAATTCTAGGAAGTTCATTCAGCAGCAGCAGAGACTTGTTCTGA